The proteins below are encoded in one region of Nitrospirota bacterium:
- the panB gene encoding 3-methyl-2-oxobutanoate hydroxymethyltransferase — MTIPEFQRHKRDKKKLIVVTAYDALFTRIVEQAGIEAILVGDSLGVVVQGKADTLSVTMEDMLYHTKLVAGAAQRALVIGDMPFMSYQASSEDALRNAGRFLQAGAQAVKVEGGAAVVDRVAAMTSIGIPVMGHLGMTPQSVHRYGGYKVQGKESDHAAALLKDAKALEAAGVFAIVLEAIPAELAKRVTEQLTIPTIGIGAGPHCDGQVLVLYDLLGLFDDFVPKFVKPYAHLKTDALQALRRYKTEVEEGIFPSDSESYH, encoded by the coding sequence ATGACAATCCCCGAGTTTCAGCGGCACAAGCGCGACAAGAAAAAACTTATCGTCGTGACGGCCTACGACGCGCTCTTCACGCGCATTGTCGAGCAGGCCGGCATTGAAGCGATCCTGGTCGGGGATTCGCTGGGCGTGGTCGTGCAGGGGAAGGCCGATACCCTCTCCGTGACGATGGAGGACATGCTCTACCACACGAAGCTGGTGGCAGGGGCGGCGCAACGGGCGCTCGTGATCGGCGATATGCCCTTCATGTCCTATCAAGCCAGCAGCGAGGATGCGCTCCGCAATGCGGGCCGGTTTCTACAGGCCGGAGCCCAGGCGGTCAAGGTGGAAGGCGGCGCAGCCGTCGTCGATCGGGTGGCGGCGATGACCAGTATCGGCATTCCGGTGATGGGACATCTCGGCATGACGCCTCAATCGGTCCATCGCTATGGCGGGTACAAGGTGCAGGGGAAAGAATCGGATCATGCCGCGGCTCTATTGAAGGATGCCAAGGCGTTGGAAGCAGCCGGTGTTTTCGCCATCGTCCTTGAAGCGATTCCCGCTGAGTTGGCCAAGCGCGTGACGGAACAATTAACCATTCCGACCATTGGAATTGGCGCAGGTCCTCACTGCGACGGCCAAGTCCTCGTCCTCTACGATCTGCTCGGTCTGTTCGACGACTTCGTGCCGAAGTTCGTGAAGCCCTATGCCCACCTCAAGACCGATGCACTGCAAGCGCTACGGCGCTACAAAACAGAAGTTGAAGAAGGCATCTTTCCGAGCGATTCTGAGAGCTACCACTGA
- a CDS encoding methylenetetrahydrofolate reductase — protein sequence MSREPKRLKDVLAQGQFAVTIEYNPPKGTNISGVLENAKQLVGRVHGVNVTDNTAAVVRAGSLSVCRLLYELGHDPVMQMTCRDRNRIAIQSDLMGASMLGIRNILCLTGDYPTVGDHKEAKPVYDLDSVQVMQLVQGLNNGLDMSGNKLDGSTDFTIGAAVTPEADPLGPMLAKFEVKVKAGAQFFQTQAIYHPEQFASFMKAVRPFKVKVLAGILVLRNAKMAEFMNANIPGVSVPQEMIDELRAAGPGRAEDVGVDIAVRTIKAVRPYCDGVHIMAIKATHRLSEILTKAEVG from the coding sequence ATGAGTCGAGAACCGAAACGGCTGAAGGATGTGCTTGCTCAGGGACAGTTCGCTGTCACGATTGAGTACAATCCTCCCAAAGGCACCAACATCTCCGGCGTGCTGGAGAATGCTAAGCAGCTGGTGGGGCGCGTGCACGGGGTCAACGTGACGGACAACACGGCAGCCGTGGTGCGGGCCGGGTCTCTCTCTGTCTGCCGGCTCCTCTATGAACTCGGCCATGATCCCGTGATGCAGATGACCTGTCGTGACCGGAATCGGATTGCGATCCAGTCGGACCTCATGGGTGCCTCCATGCTCGGTATCCGCAATATTCTCTGCCTCACTGGCGACTATCCGACCGTCGGAGACCATAAAGAAGCCAAGCCGGTGTACGATCTGGACTCAGTCCAAGTCATGCAGCTTGTGCAGGGTCTCAATAACGGGCTGGACATGTCCGGTAACAAGCTGGATGGCTCGACGGACTTTACGATCGGGGCTGCCGTGACGCCGGAAGCGGACCCGTTGGGACCGATGCTGGCCAAGTTCGAAGTGAAGGTGAAAGCGGGCGCCCAGTTTTTCCAGACGCAGGCGATTTACCATCCGGAGCAGTTTGCGTCCTTCATGAAAGCGGTTCGCCCCTTCAAGGTCAAGGTGCTGGCTGGCATTCTCGTGCTGCGCAACGCCAAGATGGCGGAATTCATGAACGCCAATATCCCCGGCGTGTCGGTCCCCCAGGAGATGATCGACGAGCTCAGGGCTGCCGGTCCCGGGCGCGCGGAGGATGTGGGGGTGGACATCGCGGTGCGGACGATCAAGGCGGTGCGGCCCTACTGCGACGGGGTCCATATTATGGCCATCAAGGCCACCCATCGGCTGTCAGAGATTCTCACCAAAGCAGAAGTGGGTTGA
- the folD gene encoding bifunctional methylenetetrahydrofolate dehydrogenase/methenyltetrahydrofolate cyclohydrolase FolD — MAARLIDGKALALQVRERLAVESAAVLAKTGIKPGLATILVGDDPASQVYVRNKQKACELAGIYVDDHKLPASTTQAELLALIEKKNADPKIHGILVQLPLPKHIESRVVLEAVSPNKDADGFHPYNLGRLVEGNPVFEACTPKGVIKMIESAGITIEGKRAVVLGRSNIVGKPLALMLLQRNATVTICHSKTKDLASVCREAELLLVAIGRAKFVTADMVREGAVVIDVGTNKLPDGKLCGDVDFEPVSQKAGWISPVPGGVGPMTIAMLLDNTVESAKRQAGMK; from the coding sequence GTGGCGGCACGATTGATTGATGGCAAAGCATTGGCACTGCAAGTACGGGAGCGGTTGGCCGTCGAATCGGCGGCAGTCTTGGCCAAGACCGGGATTAAGCCTGGCCTGGCGACCATTTTAGTGGGAGACGATCCTGCCTCCCAGGTCTATGTGCGAAATAAGCAGAAGGCCTGCGAGTTGGCCGGCATTTATGTGGATGACCACAAGCTGCCTGCCAGCACGACTCAGGCAGAGTTATTGGCTTTGATCGAGAAGAAAAACGCCGATCCGAAGATTCACGGCATTCTGGTGCAGCTCCCCTTGCCGAAACATATCGAGAGCCGGGTCGTCCTTGAGGCGGTATCGCCGAACAAGGACGCCGATGGATTTCATCCCTATAATTTGGGCCGGTTGGTCGAAGGCAATCCGGTGTTCGAGGCCTGCACCCCCAAGGGTGTCATCAAGATGATCGAGTCGGCGGGGATCACGATCGAGGGCAAACGCGCGGTCGTGCTTGGCCGGAGCAATATCGTCGGCAAGCCGTTGGCGCTCATGTTGCTGCAACGCAACGCCACCGTGACGATTTGCCATTCCAAGACCAAGGATTTGGCCTCGGTCTGCCGGGAGGCCGAGTTGCTGCTGGTGGCGATCGGAAGGGCCAAGTTCGTGACGGCCGATATGGTGCGCGAAGGAGCGGTGGTCATCGATGTGGGCACCAATAAGTTGCCGGACGGCAAATTGTGCGGTGACGTCGATTTTGAGCCGGTCAGTCAGAAGGCCGGCTGGATCAGTCCTGTGCCGGGCGGTGTGGGACCAATGACGATTGCGATGTTGCTGGACAATACGGTGGAGTCGGCGAAGCGACAAGCAGGGATGAAGTAA
- a CDS encoding PilZ domain-containing protein, translated as MSAGSERTIRKARRVELRCTVSLSSGEIKGDATVTNISIAGCRAESGVTLTEGLNVQVLLHLPNQSPPVKVERASVRWVSGNAFGLSFILFFPSERARLRTFLENIT; from the coding sequence ATGAGCGCAGGAAGCGAACGAACCATCAGAAAAGCGCGCCGAGTGGAGTTACGCTGCACCGTCAGCTTATCGTCGGGGGAGATCAAAGGGGACGCCACGGTCACAAACATCTCGATCGCCGGATGCCGAGCCGAGTCTGGTGTCACCTTGACGGAAGGGCTCAACGTTCAAGTCCTGCTGCACCTGCCGAACCAATCGCCTCCGGTGAAAGTCGAACGGGCTTCCGTTCGTTGGGTCTCGGGCAACGCCTTCGGCCTCAGCTTCATCCTCTTCTTCCCGTCAGAACGAGCCCGCCTCCGCACCTTCCTCGAAAACATCACATAG
- a CDS encoding peptidylprolyl isomerase, with the protein MVAAPDPRPKAIIKTKFGEIHFKFYPDVAPKHVENFIALAKAGFYNGTIFHRVIPGFMIQGGDPNTKNSLRKETYGAGGPKDEKGNPIYLKAEFSEVQHKRGIVSMARATEPDTAGSQFFIVVETSPFLDRKYTAFGEVIKGLGIADKIVSLPRNDHDLPNERIEMTVTIVE; encoded by the coding sequence GTGGTGGCTGCGCCGGACCCTCGTCCCAAAGCCATTATCAAGACGAAGTTCGGGGAGATTCACTTCAAGTTTTACCCGGATGTGGCCCCGAAGCATGTTGAGAATTTTATCGCCTTGGCCAAGGCGGGATTTTACAACGGGACGATTTTTCACCGTGTCATTCCAGGCTTTATGATTCAAGGCGGTGATCCCAACACCAAGAACTCGCTGCGTAAGGAGACCTATGGGGCGGGCGGGCCGAAGGATGAGAAGGGGAACCCGATCTATCTCAAGGCGGAATTCAGCGAGGTGCAGCACAAGCGGGGCATCGTGTCGATGGCGCGGGCGACCGAGCCGGACACGGCGGGATCGCAGTTCTTCATCGTTGTCGAGACGTCCCCCTTCCTCGATCGGAAATACACGGCGTTCGGCGAGGTGATCAAAGGCCTTGGGATTGCCGATAAGATCGTGAGTTTGCCGAGAAACGATCACGACCTGCCGAACGAGCGAATTGAGATGACCGTGACGATTGTTGAGTAG
- a CDS encoding peptidylprolyl isomerase, translating into MVRRVAMVLALGGTLLLGMDLLQAADKAPAGKVETAKGPKAIIKTKFGEMEIVFFPDKAPKHVENFMALAKSGFYNGTIFHRVIPGFMIQGGDPNTKDPNKQETYGQGGPSQRLKAEFNDIPHRRGILSMARTSDPNSAGSQFFIVVKDSNFLDGQYTVFGEVVKGMDVVDKIVSAPRNSRDLPADRVELTVTVVE; encoded by the coding sequence ATGGTACGTAGGGTGGCGATGGTGCTTGCGCTGGGTGGGACTCTGTTGTTGGGAATGGACCTGCTTCAGGCAGCCGACAAGGCCCCGGCAGGGAAAGTGGAGACGGCCAAAGGTCCCAAGGCGATTATCAAGACGAAGTTCGGAGAGATGGAAATCGTGTTTTTCCCGGACAAGGCCCCCAAACACGTCGAAAATTTCATGGCGCTGGCGAAGTCCGGCTTCTACAACGGGACGATTTTTCATCGGGTGATTCCCGGGTTCATGATCCAGGGCGGCGATCCCAACACCAAAGATCCGAACAAGCAGGAGACCTATGGCCAGGGAGGGCCGAGCCAGCGGTTGAAGGCGGAATTCAACGATATCCCTCACCGGCGCGGCATTCTTTCCATGGCGCGCACGAGCGACCCCAACAGCGCCGGATCGCAGTTCTTTATTGTCGTGAAGGATTCGAATTTCCTGGATGGCCAGTACACGGTCTTCGGCGAGGTGGTGAAGGGGATGGACGTGGTGGATAAGATTGTTAGCGCGCCGAGAAACAGCCGGGACCTCCCGGCGGATCGGGTGGAGCTGACGGTCACGGTAGTCGAGTAA
- the rnc gene encoding ribonuclease III produces MTSVSSSDSLQSLLGYRFKALALLEEALTHSSHVNEQKTVPLPHNERLEFLGDAVLSLVMSEYLASALPQSSEGTLSKLKAKVVSEGSLAQVARRLGLGEHLKLGRGEDRSKGREKDSLLADALEAVLAAVHLDGGFEASRVVTRHIFAEELANIAAQQEQPGAGDYKTQFQEWCQKTHDTLPCYVTIRETGPDHQKLFEVELSVQGKVVGTGAGRSKKEAEQQAAKQALQQLGR; encoded by the coding sequence ATGACTTCGGTTTCTTCTTCCGATTCCCTCCAGTCTCTGTTGGGCTATCGATTCAAGGCGCTCGCCTTACTCGAAGAGGCGCTGACCCATTCTTCTCACGTCAACGAACAGAAAACGGTCCCTCTGCCCCATAACGAGCGGCTCGAATTTCTCGGCGATGCCGTGCTGTCTCTGGTGATGAGCGAGTACCTGGCCTCCGCCTTGCCGCAGTCGTCCGAGGGGACTCTCTCGAAGCTGAAGGCGAAGGTGGTGAGTGAGGGATCGTTGGCGCAGGTGGCTCGCCGGCTTGGGCTGGGGGAGCATCTCAAACTCGGGCGCGGGGAAGACCGTTCGAAGGGGCGCGAGAAAGACTCGCTGTTGGCCGATGCGCTGGAGGCGGTGCTCGCGGCGGTGCATCTGGACGGAGGATTCGAGGCGAGCCGGGTGGTGACGCGCCACATTTTCGCCGAGGAGCTGGCCAATATTGCCGCGCAGCAGGAGCAGCCGGGAGCGGGAGACTATAAGACCCAGTTTCAGGAGTGGTGTCAAAAGACACATGACACCTTGCCATGCTATGTCACCATTCGAGAAACAGGACCGGACCATCAAAAGCTTTTCGAAGTCGAGCTATCCGTTCAGGGCAAGGTTGTAGGGACTGGGGCCGGGCGCAGCAAGAAAGAAGCGGAACAACAGGCGGCGAAGCAGGCCCTCCAGCAGTTAGGGCGCTGA
- the fabF gene encoding beta-ketoacyl-ACP synthase II — protein sequence MSVRSTRRIVVTGLGVVTPLGTGIDKTWKAICAGESGIGPITKFDPAAYDARIAGEVKDFDPAQFIEKKDIKKMDTFIHYAVGAAQLAVDDAGFTVAPEEATRVGVYIGSGIGGLGSIEHYHKILQEKGPGRVSPFFIPMTIINLASGQVAIRLGAKGPNSCAVTACATGNHCIGDAFRLIQAGDADVMIAGGAEAAITPLGVAGFAASKALSFRNDEPTKASRPFDKDRDGFVLGEGAGVVVLEELEHARRRGVRIYAELIGYGMNSDAYHITAPSEEGEGAVRCMELALKDAGIGKDQVGYINAHGTSTMADAIETKAIKQVFGQRAYQIPVSSTKSMTGHLLGAAGGIEAVFSVLALHHGILPPTINLDHPDPACDLDYIPHKARPAAVTVALSNSFGFGGVNACLLFRKPDA from the coding sequence ATGAGTGTTCGTTCAACCAGACGGATCGTCGTGACCGGCTTGGGGGTGGTGACACCTCTGGGCACCGGTATCGACAAAACGTGGAAGGCCATCTGTGCTGGTGAATCCGGCATCGGTCCGATCACGAAGTTCGATCCCGCGGCCTACGATGCCCGCATTGCCGGTGAAGTGAAAGACTTCGACCCGGCCCAGTTTATCGAGAAAAAAGACATCAAAAAGATGGATACGTTCATCCATTACGCCGTGGGCGCCGCCCAGCTGGCGGTAGATGATGCGGGGTTCACCGTGGCGCCGGAAGAGGCCACGAGGGTCGGGGTCTATATCGGGTCCGGCATCGGCGGGCTGGGGTCGATCGAACATTACCATAAGATTTTGCAGGAAAAAGGACCGGGGCGTGTCTCGCCATTTTTCATCCCGATGACCATCATCAACCTGGCGTCGGGGCAGGTGGCGATCAGACTGGGCGCCAAGGGGCCGAATTCCTGTGCCGTGACAGCTTGCGCAACGGGCAATCATTGCATCGGCGACGCGTTCCGGCTGATTCAGGCGGGCGATGCCGATGTCATGATCGCCGGTGGGGCGGAGGCCGCCATTACGCCGTTGGGGGTCGCAGGGTTTGCAGCCTCGAAGGCCCTCTCGTTCCGCAACGATGAGCCGACGAAAGCGAGCCGGCCCTTCGACAAGGATCGCGACGGGTTCGTGCTCGGCGAAGGCGCCGGCGTCGTGGTCCTGGAGGAGCTGGAGCATGCGCGCCGTCGCGGGGTTCGGATCTATGCCGAACTCATCGGCTACGGCATGAACAGCGATGCCTATCATATTACGGCCCCGTCCGAAGAGGGCGAGGGAGCGGTCCGCTGTATGGAACTGGCGCTCAAGGATGCCGGGATCGGCAAGGACCAGGTCGGGTACATCAACGCCCACGGCACCTCGACGATGGCAGATGCCATCGAGACCAAGGCCATCAAGCAGGTGTTCGGCCAGCGGGCCTATCAGATTCCGGTGAGTTCGACCAAGTCGATGACCGGACACTTACTCGGAGCCGCAGGCGGGATCGAAGCGGTATTCAGTGTGCTGGCGCTTCATCACGGAATCCTGCCCCCGACGATCAACCTGGACCATCCGGACCCAGCTTGCGACCTGGACTACATTCCGCATAAGGCCAGGCCTGCGGCGGTGACGGTTGCGCTGTCGAACTCCTTCGGATTCGGCGGGGTCAATGCCTGTCTGCTCTTTAGAAAACCGGACGCCTAA
- the acpP gene encoding acyl carrier protein translates to MGTVEERVKKIIGEQLGVEEDEVTLEASFVEDLGADSLDTVELVMALEEEFGIEIPDEDAEKILTVGKALDYIKEKA, encoded by the coding sequence ATGGGTACTGTAGAAGAACGGGTGAAGAAAATTATCGGTGAGCAGCTCGGAGTCGAGGAGGATGAGGTCACGCTCGAAGCCAGCTTCGTGGAAGACCTTGGCGCCGACTCGCTCGATACGGTCGAGCTGGTGATGGCCCTCGAAGAAGAGTTCGGGATCGAAATTCCCGACGAAGACGCAGAAAAGATTCTGACGGTCGGGAAAGCCTTGGACTATATCAAGGAAAAGGCCTAG
- the fabG gene encoding 3-oxoacyl-[acyl-carrier-protein] reductase: MSLHGKVAIVTGAAQGIGRAIAEALAQAGADIVVADLDPSRSKDTVAAVEQLGRKALNVKVNVADGTDTKAMVDQVIKEWGKVDILVNNAGITRDGLLLRMKEDDWNLVLQVNLTGTFNCIKAVLLPMTKQRYGRIVNIASIVGVMGNVGQANYAASKAAVIGLTKTVAREYASRSVTVNAVAPGFIDTAMTQGLSPEVKDTLQKQIPLGRLGTPADIAAAVRFLVSDEAAYITGHVLHVNGGMLMP; encoded by the coding sequence ATGTCACTACATGGTAAGGTTGCAATTGTCACAGGGGCGGCGCAAGGGATCGGCCGGGCGATCGCGGAAGCGTTGGCGCAGGCCGGGGCTGATATCGTTGTCGCCGACCTCGATCCGAGCCGGTCGAAGGACACGGTTGCGGCGGTGGAGCAGTTGGGCCGCAAGGCGCTGAACGTCAAGGTCAATGTGGCGGACGGTACCGACACCAAAGCCATGGTCGATCAGGTGATTAAGGAGTGGGGGAAGGTCGATATCCTGGTGAACAATGCCGGGATCACGCGCGACGGGCTGCTGTTGCGGATGAAGGAAGACGACTGGAACCTGGTGCTGCAAGTGAATTTGACCGGGACGTTCAATTGCATCAAAGCGGTCTTGCTCCCGATGACCAAGCAGCGGTATGGTCGCATCGTCAACATTGCGTCGATCGTCGGGGTGATGGGCAATGTGGGCCAGGCCAATTACGCGGCCTCCAAGGCGGCGGTGATCGGTTTGACCAAGACGGTCGCGCGGGAATATGCGAGCCGGTCCGTGACGGTGAACGCAGTCGCGCCGGGATTCATCGACACCGCCATGACGCAGGGGTTGTCGCCCGAGGTGAAAGACACGCTTCAAAAGCAAATCCCATTGGGACGGTTGGGTACGCCGGCCGATATTGCGGCAGCGGTGCGTTTTCTCGTGTCGGACGAGGCGGCCTACATCACGGGGCACGTGTTGCACGTGAACGGGGGCATGCTGATGCCGTGA
- the fabD gene encoding ACP S-malonyltransferase produces the protein MTILQSTRSSNVGLVFPGQGSQSVGMGRALAESNPGIRSLYEEASSVLGYDIAALCFEGPAERLNLTEYTQPALLVSSLAALRAFEPLGIRPVAVAGHSLGEYSALVAAGGLTYREAVAIVQKRGRYMAEAVPPGTGLVAALLGLTADVVKELCREASAVGVVAAANFNSPGQVVIAGEKAAVERAIELAKARGCKKAIPLPVSVPVHTPLMQKAADRLAGDLAGITWSDLKMPLVNNAEARAISKAGDIQASLVRQLPSSVLWEDSVKAMAAMGVTTFVEVGPGAVLSGLIKRIVPDAVTLNVNDPKSLEATRAALSA, from the coding sequence ATGACGATTCTCCAATCAACAAGGTCTTCCAACGTTGGATTGGTCTTTCCTGGCCAGGGGTCCCAGTCGGTCGGGATGGGCCGAGCCTTGGCCGAGTCCAATCCCGGCATTAGGAGTCTCTACGAGGAGGCCTCGTCGGTGCTGGGGTATGATATTGCTGCGTTGTGTTTCGAGGGGCCGGCAGAACGGTTGAACCTCACGGAATATACTCAGCCGGCTCTGTTGGTGAGCAGTCTGGCCGCGCTCCGTGCGTTCGAGCCGTTAGGCATTAGACCGGTTGCGGTCGCAGGCCATAGTTTGGGAGAATACTCGGCTCTTGTGGCAGCCGGGGGCCTGACCTATCGTGAGGCGGTGGCGATCGTGCAGAAGCGGGGCCGTTATATGGCCGAAGCTGTGCCGCCCGGGACCGGGTTGGTTGCCGCGCTGCTCGGCCTGACGGCCGATGTTGTGAAAGAGCTCTGCCGGGAAGCCTCGGCTGTCGGAGTTGTGGCTGCGGCGAATTTCAATTCGCCTGGACAGGTGGTCATTGCCGGAGAAAAGGCTGCCGTCGAGCGAGCCATTGAACTGGCGAAGGCCAGGGGCTGTAAGAAGGCGATTCCGCTCCCTGTCAGTGTGCCGGTCCATACGCCGCTGATGCAGAAGGCGGCCGATAGGCTGGCGGGCGATTTAGCCGGGATCACTTGGTCCGATCTAAAGATGCCTTTGGTGAATAATGCGGAAGCCAGGGCGATCAGCAAGGCCGGCGATATCCAGGCCTCGTTAGTGCGGCAGTTGCCTTCGTCGGTGCTCTGGGAAGATTCGGTGAAGGCGATGGCTGCGATGGGCGTGACGACGTTCGTCGAAGTCGGGCCGGGAGCGGTCTTGAGCGGTTTGATCAAACGAATCGTGCCGGACGCGGTGACCTTGAACGTGAATGATCCAAAGTCGCTTGAGGCGACTCGCGCCGCATTGAGCGCGTGA
- a CDS encoding ketoacyl-ACP synthase III, with protein MRSRIAGTGSYVPVKVLTNADLEGMVATSDEWIVERTGIRERHVAGPGEACSDLAVKAAERALVAAGVSAAELDLILLATCTGDYPLPATACVIQHRLGATKAAACDLSAACCGFVYALSMADAYIKTGMRHVLIIGSEVMSGITDWTDRNTCILFGDGAGAAVISASENERGILSTHLRSDGSLCDLITVPGGGSRLPPSEKVVAERMQYIKMKGNETFKVAVRTLEEVARETLAANNLGVEDLDLYVPHQANIRILKAVASRLGLPPEKVMLNLDRYGNTSAASIPIALDEAVRQGRIKEGSLVMLGAFGAGLTWASALIRW; from the coding sequence ATGAGATCCCGCATTGCAGGGACCGGATCGTACGTACCGGTCAAAGTATTGACCAATGCCGACCTTGAAGGGATGGTGGCCACCTCGGACGAATGGATCGTCGAGCGGACCGGTATCCGCGAACGGCATGTGGCCGGTCCCGGTGAAGCCTGTTCCGATCTGGCAGTGAAAGCGGCGGAGCGGGCCTTGGTTGCTGCGGGGGTGAGTGCGGCCGAACTCGATCTGATTCTCCTGGCGACCTGCACGGGCGATTATCCGCTTCCTGCCACGGCCTGTGTGATCCAGCATCGACTGGGGGCGACGAAAGCGGCGGCCTGCGACCTGTCGGCCGCTTGTTGCGGGTTTGTCTATGCCCTGTCGATGGCGGATGCCTATATCAAAACCGGCATGCGCCATGTGTTGATCATCGGGTCGGAAGTGATGTCGGGGATTACCGACTGGACCGATCGCAACACCTGCATCCTGTTCGGCGATGGGGCCGGAGCCGCCGTGATCAGTGCCAGTGAGAATGAGCGGGGTATTCTCTCGACGCACCTCCGTTCCGATGGGAGTCTCTGCGATTTGATCACGGTGCCAGGCGGCGGGTCGCGTTTGCCTCCCTCTGAAAAAGTTGTGGCGGAGCGGATGCAGTACATCAAGATGAAGGGGAACGAGACCTTCAAGGTGGCGGTGCGAACCCTGGAGGAAGTGGCGCGCGAGACTCTAGCTGCGAATAATCTTGGTGTGGAGGATCTCGATCTCTATGTGCCGCATCAAGCCAATATCCGCATTCTGAAGGCAGTGGCCAGCCGTCTCGGACTTCCTCCTGAAAAAGTGATGCTGAATCTCGATCGGTATGGGAATACCTCGGCTGCTTCGATTCCCATTGCCCTGGATGAAGCGGTGCGTCAGGGCCGGATTAAAGAGGGCAGCTTGGTCATGTTGGGGGCCTTCGGGGCCGGCTTGACCTGGGCCTCGGCGCTCATCAGGTGGTAG
- the plsX gene encoding phosphate acyltransferase PlsX → MKIALDAMGGDHGPAPAIEGALQAAQECDVEVILVGDEALLTAECRRLGCTDPRLSIRHASQVVEMHESPATVARKKRNSSIWIATELVKSGEASAVVSPGNTGASMVASFFVLGLTKGVERPAIATCLPTLTGMAIMLDVGANVDCSAQHLAQFAIMGNEYGKHLFGKPNPRVGLLSIGEEDSKGNEVTKEAFKLLKASPLNFIGNVEGRDVYSGSADVVVCDGFIGNVALKISEGVADTIKKLLLKEISGSFFGRLAYPLIAKPLLNLKKRIDYAEFGGAPLLGVNGITMICHGRSSAKAIKNAIRRAKGLAESRVDELIQRDIQESLSQPKPTEESSA, encoded by the coding sequence ATGAAAATTGCGCTTGATGCCATGGGCGGTGACCATGGACCGGCCCCGGCCATTGAGGGGGCGCTCCAGGCTGCCCAGGAATGTGATGTCGAGGTCATCCTCGTCGGCGATGAGGCCCTGCTCACCGCCGAATGCCGCCGCCTTGGCTGCACCGATCCTCGTCTGTCGATTCGCCATGCCTCGCAAGTCGTCGAGATGCACGAATCGCCCGCGACGGTCGCCCGCAAAAAGAGAAATTCCTCTATTTGGATTGCGACCGAGCTGGTCAAGAGTGGCGAGGCCAGTGCCGTTGTCAGTCCCGGGAACACCGGCGCCAGCATGGTGGCCTCCTTCTTTGTGCTCGGGCTGACCAAAGGCGTTGAGCGCCCGGCGATTGCGACCTGTCTGCCGACGCTGACCGGCATGGCCATCATGCTGGATGTCGGGGCCAATGTGGATTGTAGCGCCCAGCATCTGGCGCAATTCGCCATCATGGGGAATGAATACGGCAAACATCTCTTCGGGAAGCCCAATCCGCGCGTCGGACTGTTAAGCATCGGGGAAGAGGACAGCAAGGGCAATGAGGTGACGAAGGAAGCGTTCAAGCTTTTGAAGGCCAGCCCGCTCAACTTCATCGGTAATGTCGAGGGCCGCGATGTGTACAGCGGGAGCGCGGATGTGGTGGTGTGCGACGGGTTTATCGGCAACGTCGCGCTGAAGATTTCCGAGGGCGTGGCCGATACGATCAAGAAATTGCTGCTCAAAGAAATTTCCGGGTCCTTCTTCGGTCGCTTGGCCTACCCGCTCATTGCCAAGCCGCTGCTGAACTTGAAAAAACGAATCGACTACGCAGAATTCGGCGGGGCGCCGCTGCTGGGCGTCAATGGCATTACGATGATCTGCCATGGCCGTTCGTCCGCCAAGGCGATTAAGAATGCCATTCGCCGTGCGAAGGGCTTGGCAGAGAGTCGCGTCGATGAGTTGATTCAACGCGATATTCAAGAGAGCCTCTCTCAACCCAAGCCCACTGAGGAATCGTCGGCATGA
- the rpmF gene encoding 50S ribosomal protein L32, which yields MPNPKHKHSRERRDTRRTQKLRMTPPGMSVCPQCHEIKLPHYTCLKCGTYKGKAVIQVEES from the coding sequence ATGCCAAATCCGAAACATAAACATTCACGGGAACGCCGCGATACGCGACGCACCCAGAAATTGCGCATGACCCCTCCGGGCATGTCCGTCTGTCCGCAGTGCCATGAGATCAAGCTGCCGCATTACACCTGCTTGAAGTGCGGAACGTATAAGGGCAAGGCGGTCATCCAGGTCGAAGAGTCCTAG